One Methylosinus sp. LW4 genomic region harbors:
- a CDS encoding glycosyltransferase — MGDGRKIVIATFGSLGDLNPYVALAHALKRLGFRPVIAASLFYREWIESEGLGFAAVRPDVDELAQRLGMDMAGLAERVAREDGFMFRELIFPYLRESYEDVAAASEGAAAIVAHSICFSAKLAAERLRVPLFDGVVSPLFLLSAYDPPLGPRSRFLAQPRSRLALAYNEALGFALTHFLAWQGRPIARLRRALGLPHRRGRALLTGGPYARATLGLLSPLLAPPQPDHPADLFLAGHTFHDRFTDAAEALPAGLAEFLAAGEPPIVVTLGSFVVRARSDFYCAAGRAASSLRRRAVLLVADEEREALAEGLPPHLFVAGHIRHSLIFPRAAAIVHHGGAGTCGQALRAGKPQLVVPVFGDQHDNAARVARLGVGRLLPYERCAAERLTTELGALLADEGHAQKAREAAERIGREDGAAAAAAKIAELIGCAAIAVEA, encoded by the coding sequence ATGGGAGACGGGCGGAAAATCGTCATAGCGACCTTCGGCTCGCTCGGCGACCTCAATCCCTATGTGGCGCTCGCGCATGCGCTGAAGCGCCTCGGCTTTCGCCCGGTGATCGCCGCCAGCCTCTTCTATCGCGAGTGGATCGAGAGCGAGGGGCTCGGCTTCGCCGCCGTGCGGCCCGACGTCGACGAGCTCGCCCAAAGGCTGGGCATGGACATGGCCGGGCTCGCCGAGCGCGTCGCGCGCGAGGACGGCTTCATGTTCCGCGAGCTGATCTTTCCTTATCTGCGCGAGAGCTATGAGGATGTCGCCGCGGCCAGCGAGGGCGCGGCGGCGATCGTCGCGCATAGCATCTGCTTTTCGGCCAAGCTCGCGGCGGAGCGGCTCCGCGTTCCGCTCTTCGACGGCGTGGTCTCGCCGCTCTTTCTGCTCTCCGCCTATGATCCGCCGCTCGGCCCGCGCTCGCGCTTTCTGGCGCAGCCGCGCTCGCGCCTGGCGCTCGCTTATAATGAGGCGCTCGGCTTCGCCTTGACGCATTTTCTGGCCTGGCAAGGCCGGCCCATCGCGCGGCTGCGGCGCGCGCTCGGCCTGCCGCATCGGCGCGGACGCGCGCTCTTGACCGGCGGCCCCTATGCGCGGGCGACGCTCGGCCTGCTCAGCCCGCTGCTGGCGCCGCCGCAACCCGATCATCCGGCGGACCTCTTTCTCGCCGGCCACACATTCCACGATCGCTTCACCGATGCGGCGGAGGCGCTGCCGGCGGGGCTGGCGGAGTTTCTCGCCGCGGGCGAGCCGCCGATCGTCGTGACGCTGGGCAGTTTCGTCGTACGCGCCCGCTCGGATTTCTACTGCGCCGCCGGCCGCGCCGCGTCGAGCCTGCGGCGCCGCGCGGTGCTGCTGGTCGCCGATGAGGAGAGGGAGGCGCTGGCCGAGGGGCTGCCGCCGCATCTCTTCGTCGCCGGCCATATCCGCCATTCGCTGATCTTCCCGCGCGCCGCGGCGATCGTGCATCATGGCGGGGCGGGAACTTGTGGGCAGGCGCTGCGCGCGGGGAAGCCGCAGCTCGTCGTCCCCGTCTTCGGCGATCAGCACGACAATGCCGCGCGCGTGGCGCGTCTCGGCGTCGGGAGGCTGCTGCCCTATGAGCGCTGCGCCGCCGAGCGTCTGACGACAGAGCTGGGCGCGCTGCTCGCCGATGAGGGCCATGCGCAGAAGGCTCGCGAGGCGGCCGAGCGCATCGGCCGCGAGGATGGCGCCGCCGCCGCCGCGGCGAAGATCGCCGAGCTGATCGGATGCGCGGCAATTGCGGTCGAGGCTTAA
- the rlmN gene encoding 23S rRNA (adenine(2503)-C(2))-methyltransferase RlmN — MTAASVSDPRPSLAGATRAELADALRAIEIPEREIRMRVSQLWHWIYFRGAREFSEMLNISKVVRAKLAERFTLTLPEIAAEQVSTDGTRKWLLRLDPVDANDKGAEIECVYIPESDRGTLCVSSQVGCTLNCSFCHTGTQKLVRNLTTREIVAQLLVARSRLGDFPGLEPPTDGLVPSGPDVRAVSNIVFMGMGEPLYNLEQVENAIEIMSDGDGLSLSKRRITVSTSGVVPQIEKLGAECGPMLAISLHAVRDPLRNELVPLNKKYPIRELLDACRDYPGASNARRITFEYVMLKGVNDSPAEARELVRLLKGIPAKINLIPFNPWPGAPYECSDWETIERFSDIVFNAGYASPVRTPRGRDILAACGQLKSETEKLRARARLAVE; from the coding sequence ATGACCGCCGCTTCCGTTTCCGATCCCAGGCCATCGCTGGCCGGCGCCACGCGCGCCGAGCTGGCCGATGCGCTGCGCGCCATTGAGATACCGGAGCGCGAGATCAGAATGCGGGTCTCGCAGCTGTGGCATTGGATCTATTTCCGCGGCGCGCGCGAGTTTTCCGAGATGCTCAACATCTCGAAAGTCGTGCGCGCAAAGCTCGCCGAACGCTTCACGCTGACGCTGCCGGAGATCGCCGCCGAGCAGGTTTCCACCGACGGCACGCGCAAATGGCTGCTGCGGCTCGACCCCGTGGACGCGAACGACAAGGGCGCGGAGATCGAATGCGTCTATATTCCCGAGAGCGACCGCGGCACCTTATGCGTCTCCAGCCAGGTGGGCTGCACGCTCAATTGCAGCTTCTGCCACACCGGCACGCAAAAGCTGGTGCGCAATCTGACGACGCGGGAGATCGTCGCGCAGCTTCTCGTCGCGCGCTCGCGGCTCGGCGATTTTCCGGGCCTCGAACCGCCGACCGACGGGCTCGTGCCCTCGGGGCCGGATGTGCGCGCGGTCTCCAACATCGTCTTCATGGGCATGGGCGAGCCGCTCTATAATCTCGAGCAGGTCGAGAATGCGATCGAGATCATGTCCGATGGCGACGGGCTGTCGCTGTCGAAGCGGCGCATCACCGTTTCCACCTCGGGCGTCGTGCCGCAGATCGAGAAGCTCGGCGCCGAATGCGGGCCTATGCTGGCGATCTCGCTGCACGCCGTGCGCGATCCGCTGCGCAATGAGCTGGTGCCGCTCAACAAGAAATATCCGATCCGAGAATTGCTCGACGCCTGCCGCGACTATCCCGGCGCCTCCAATGCGCGGCGCATCACCTTCGAATATGTGATGCTGAAGGGCGTCAACGACAGCCCGGCGGAAGCGCGCGAATTGGTGCGGCTGCTGAAGGGCATTCCGGCCAAGATCAATCTGATCCCCTTCAACCCCTGGCCGGGCGCGCCTTATGAGTGCTCCGATTGGGAGACGATCGAGCGCTTCTCCGACATTGTGTTCAACGCCGGCTATGCGAGCCCGGTGCGCACGCCGCGCGGCCGCGACATTCTCGCGGCCTGCGGTCAACTGAAGAGCGAGACCGAGAAGCTGCGCGCGAGGGCGCGGCTCGCGGTGGAATAG
- a CDS encoding protease inhibitor I42 family protein yields MTKPILVAIAMILLELSAARAGEGRLSLAKGETRTIEFVENPSTGYVWRFDREASENPAMVRVGEGGFAPSGGAPDRPLVGAPGRRSFRIEAVAAGRARLVFVEERPWEKRAVQRRTIDIQAR; encoded by the coding sequence ATGACAAAGCCGATTCTTGTCGCGATAGCGATGATTTTGCTCGAATTATCCGCGGCCCGGGCCGGGGAGGGGCGCCTGTCGCTGGCCAAGGGCGAGACGCGGACGATCGAATTCGTCGAGAATCCGTCCACCGGCTATGTCTGGCGCTTCGATCGCGAGGCGAGCGAAAATCCGGCCATGGTGCGGGTCGGAGAGGGCGGCTTCGCGCCGTCCGGCGGCGCGCCGGATCGGCCGCTGGTGGGCGCGCCGGGTCGGCGCTCCTTCCGCATAGAGGCCGTCGCCGCAGGGCGGGCGCGTCTCGTCTTCGTCGAAGAGCGGCCTTGGGAGAAGCGCGCCGTTCAGCGGCGGACGATCGATATTCAGGCGCGCTAG
- a CDS encoding disulfide bond formation protein B, whose translation MIAALLSTRQRAALAVLGVAVATIGGAWIIEAMGFAPCELCLKQRIPYYAGIPLAAFAAIALQRGGEGAARVALALLGLLFAAGTALALYHSGVELKLFPGPSECTGALSKAGSFDDFRSSLDKMKVVSCDRPALRIFTLTLSNWNVLISAALAAVAFRAARGDR comes from the coding sequence GTGATCGCGGCGCTGCTCTCCACGCGACAACGCGCGGCGCTGGCCGTTCTCGGCGTCGCCGTCGCCACCATCGGCGGCGCCTGGATCATCGAGGCGATGGGCTTCGCCCCCTGCGAGCTGTGTCTGAAGCAGCGGATTCCCTATTACGCCGGCATTCCGCTCGCCGCCTTCGCGGCCATAGCGCTGCAGCGGGGCGGGGAGGGCGCCGCGCGCGTCGCCCTGGCGCTGCTCGGGCTTTTGTTCGCGGCGGGAACGGCGCTGGCGCTCTATCATTCCGGCGTCGAGCTGAAGCTCTTTCCCGGCCCCTCCGAATGCACGGGCGCGCTGAGCAAGGCCGGCTCCTTCGACGATTTCCGCTCCTCGCTCGACAAGATGAAAGTGGTGAGCTGCGATCGTCCGGCGCTGCGCATATTCACGCTCACGCTCAGCAATTGGAATGTGCTGATCTCCGCCGCTCTCGCCGCCGTCGCCTTTCGCGCCGCGCGCGGCGACCGCTGA
- a CDS encoding methyltransferase domain-containing protein: MERGQSAPAIFDRALLRRRLARAAARGAPDFLLARAADDLADRLAGIKRPFPRSLDLCTPAAHFAQTVIAGGRPAPLRAGRFYEAGVDLVAEEEALPFAAEAFDLIVSGFALQWVDDLPGALAQARRMLAPDGLFLACFPGGASLIELRAALAQAEDEISGGASPRVSPFVDLRDLGGLLQRAGFALPVTDVDSFTLRYDSMFALCAELRAMGAANVLTQRSRKPLRRAILLRAAEIYATRFSDADGRVRATMELVWLSGWAPHESQQKPLQPGSAQMRLADALKPKDG, encoded by the coding sequence ATGGAGAGAGGACAGTCCGCGCCCGCGATCTTCGATCGCGCTCTGCTGCGTCGCCGGCTGGCGCGGGCCGCGGCGCGCGGCGCGCCGGATTTTCTATTGGCGCGGGCGGCCGACGATCTCGCCGACCGGCTGGCCGGCATAAAGCGCCCTTTCCCCCGCTCGCTCGATCTCTGCACCCCTGCGGCGCATTTCGCGCAGACCGTTATCGCCGGCGGGCGGCCGGCGCCGCTGCGGGCCGGGCGATTCTACGAGGCGGGCGTCGATCTCGTCGCCGAGGAGGAGGCGCTGCCCTTCGCGGCCGAGGCTTTCGATCTCATCGTCTCCGGCTTCGCGCTGCAATGGGTGGACGATCTCCCCGGCGCGCTCGCCCAGGCGCGGCGCATGCTCGCGCCGGACGGGCTGTTCCTGGCCTGCTTTCCCGGCGGCGCCAGCCTCATAGAGCTGCGCGCCGCGCTCGCCCAGGCGGAGGACGAGATTTCCGGCGGCGCCAGCCCGCGCGTCTCGCCTTTCGTCGATCTGCGCGATCTCGGCGGGCTGCTGCAGCGGGCGGGCTTCGCCCTGCCGGTGACGGACGTCGATTCCTTCACGCTGCGCTATGATTCAATGTTCGCGCTCTGCGCCGAGCTGCGCGCCATGGGCGCGGCCAATGTGCTGACGCAGCGCTCCCGCAAGCCGCTGCGGCGCGCCATTCTGCTGCGCGCGGCGGAAATCTATGCGACGCGCTTCTCCGACGCCGACGGCCGCGTGCGGGCGACAATGGAGCTGGTCTGGCTCTCCGGCTGGGCGCCGCATGAGAGCCAGCAAAAGCCGCTGCAGCCCGGCTCCGCGCAAATGCGGCTCGCCGATGCGCTGAAGCCGAAGGACGGCTAG